GATGCATGGTGTCGGCGATGCCTTGGTCGATTACTACGGAGTGGATAAAGGGGATGTCATCCTCGTTTTCCATAGCTATGGGTTCAATGCTCCCACCATCGACTGCGCCCTGCGAGCCAAGGAGAAGGGCGCCAAAGTGGTGGGCATTTCCTCCAGCGACTGGCACAATTCCATACCGAAAGATTTTCCGATCCGCCATAACAGCGGAAAAAACCTCTTTGATATCGCCGACATCTGTATTGATGACTACGTGCCCTATGGTGACACCGTTGTTGAAGTGGAGGGATTCGCCCAGCCCATTTCCGGGATTTCCAGTACGATCGACTTCTACATTGCCCACCGACTGGAAATCGAATGTGTCAAAGCCTGTGTCGCCCGTGGTGTCCAGCCGCCGGTCTGGTCGAGTGCCAACATCCCCGGGGGCGACAAGAAAAACGAAGAGCTGCGTAAGAAATACAACCCACGCGTCAAGTTCCTCTAAGCTAAATCCTAACAACTAACCGCTGAATCATCATGGCCGTTACAGAAACAGGTGTCAGCTACTACGGGATTTCCTACCCTGAGCATGCGCGCAAGGATTTCGAGGAAATGAAGGCGCACAACTGTACTGCGGTGTTACTCGCACTCACCGAGTTTGACATCTTTTTCTGGAAACACAATATCCCGAGGATTGTCGATGAAGCCAAGAAACTGGGCTTCAAGGTTTATCTCAACACCTGGGGGGTGGGTAAATTCTTCGGAGGTGAGCCACCTTCGCTTTTCCTTCAGGAATGCAGTGTCGAGGACCGTCAGTGGTCGGCCCTGACCGGCGAGCCCCTTGCGGCGGCCTCACCGAGTTCGCCCGCGTTCCGCGAGTATTTCTGGGGGCTTCTCGAAGAGCTCGCCCGCACCTGTGATGCCGACGGCTTCTTCTGGGACGAGCCGCATTACGCGATGCCCGTTTACCCGATCAGCTACCAGAGCACGACCGATTTCACCTGCCGGAGCCCGATCACCCAGGCGATTTTCAAGGAAAAGTACGGCTACGAAATGCCGAAGACGCTGACCAAAACGGTGCAGAAGTTCCGTTTTGACCAAGCCAACGAGATTCTCAGCGAGGGAAGCCGTATTGTCAAAGCCATCAACCCGAATCTCTCGGTGACCCAGTGTTCGCTGCCTGCCGACAACCACTTCTACTCGTCCTACGCGCGTGGATTCGACAACTGGGAGCAAATCGCCTTCAACCCGGACTACGATGTGTTTTCCACCTCGATCCTCGTCGACGGCAACGACCCGATGGTCGCCCATCGCAACCTCGCCAGGAAAACCGTCGAGCTGGCGCGCCAGAACAACAAGCCGTCCCAGCGCTGGATCCAGTCGTTTTTCCGCTCCCCGGAAAACCTGGAAACCCTCAAGGACATTTGTAAGGTCTATGCGGAAGAGGGGGTCGACTCCATCTTCTCATGGACCTACCGCGCTGGAAAAGGAACCCTGCTCCAGGCACCTGACCCGGATGCCGTCTGGAAAATGCTCGGTGAAGCCTACGGCGAGGTTTTGGAAGGCTGAGTGGCAGGAAAATAATCAAGGTGGGCAGTCGCATGCAGGGTGATTTCTAACGTGCGGCTTCGGGATATGCTTTAAGCAGCTTGGCGTTGAAGGCGGGCACCGGGGTGTCGTTGTCCTGCCTGGGGCCGGGGGTGGTGCGGCCGGAGGTGATGGCCGTATTGACAGCCTGGATGAGAGTGCTGACAAGTTCGGGGTTTTTCGACGCGAGGTTGGTTTTTTCCGCGGGATCGGCTTCGAGGTCGAAGAGTTGGACGGGTAGGAGGTTTTTGTTTTTCCATGCCGTTTTAGGCATGGGGGCCGACCAACCACCGGAGCCGGGGCAGAGGCAGAGTTTCCATTTCCCCTGGCGGATGGCGAAGGATCCATTGATGGAGTGATGGATGGTGAAGGGGCGGGCTTTCTGGTCGTCGCCTTTGAGTGTGGGTAGGAACGAGAAGGAGTCCACGGCACCCGATTCCGGGATACTGGAGGCTTTTCCGATGGCATCCGCAGCGGTGGCAAAAAAATCGGTGGTGCAGATGGTGCGGGTAGAGGTGGTGTTCGCCTTGACCCCTGCTGGCCAGCGGACAATGAAGGGCACGTTATGGCCGCCCTCGTAGATGTCGGCTTTGTGACCGCGGAGATCGCCGTTAGGCTTGTGCCCCTTTTTGACAAGGTTGGGGATCTTGGCGGCGGGTGAGCAGCCGTTGTCGGTGGTAAAGATCACCAGGGTGTTGTCGGCGATCTTATTGTCATCGAGTGCCTTCATGACCTGGCCGACCACCCAGTCGGTTTCCATCAGGAAGTCGCCATAACTGCCGATGGGGGATTTCCCCTGCCACTTTTCAGAGGGCACAATGGGGGTGTGCGGGCTGGTCAGGGGAAGGTAGAGGAAGAAGGGTTTGCCGGGGTCCTTGGCGCGTTCGTTGATGTAGCTAACAGATTCGCGGGCAAAGTCCCGGAGGCAGTTGACGGCCTCGAAGTCAGCGGCGGCCGCACCTGGTCGGTGAAAGGCTTTGACGTGGGTGGGGATGGAGATGGCTTGGTCGTTTTTAAGATAAACATAGGGTGCCATGTCGAGTGAGCCTGCGATGAAAAAGGACTGGTCGAAGCCCAGCGTGGTGGGGCCACCGCCTGCTTTTTGAGTGAAATCGATATCCCATCCCGCGCCGTGGGTTTTGTATTTTCCGGGGTGTTCCGGTATGCGTGGTTTATCGAGGTAAGTCCACTTGAGGCCGAGGTGCCATTTCCCGACGAGGGCGGTGTGGTAGCCGTTTTGTTTGAGGAAGGCGGCCACGGTGAGACGATCCTGGGTGATCATGGGCCCCCGTTTGTCGGGCGACCAGATCACGGCGCTTTTCAGCCATGACCGCCAGTTGTAGCGACCGGTCATAATGCCGTAGCGGGTGGGGGAGCAGACCGAGGATGATGTGTGGGCGTCGGTAAAACGCATGCCCTCCTTGGCGAGTCGGTCCAGGCAAGGGGTGGCGGCCTTGCCGGTGGTGTGGGAGACATCGCCCACGCCCATGTCATCGGCGAGGATGAAGATGATGTTCGGGGGGGGAGACGCTTGCGCTCCCTTTTGGTCGTCCGCAGGGGCAGAGACAAGAGGCAAGAGGCAAGCTAGAAGGTAGAGGATGGGACGGTTCATTGGTTTTTGTGACTTGGAATTTGGATCCTGCGGCTGCGGGATTGGAGTTTAATCGCGTGGTGTCGTGTTGTTAATCCACTCGTTGAGCTCTTTGTCCAGAGCCTTGACCTTGTCGGGGAATTTCTCCGCGAGGTCGGTTTTTTCACCGAGGTCCTTGGCGAGGTTGTAGAGCTCGTGGGTTTTTCCCTTCTCAAAGTGGATGAGTTTCCAGTTGTCCTTGCGGATGGCGTGGGACGGTCTGTGGCCGGAGCCGTGGCCGTGCGGGTAGGTCCAGTAGAGGGCGCGTGACTTGAGGGTGTCGTCCGGGCGGGTGTTGAGGTCGGACGCGAGTGAGTGTCCGTCGAGGTGTTGCTTCGGCTGCAGTGCCTGCCCGGTCAGTTCTAACAATGTTGGAAAGAGGTCCATGGTGATGCAGGGGGTGTCCGAGCTGCGCGGGGTGATTTTTCCGGGCCATGAGATGATGGTGGGGATGCGGATGCCGCCTTCATAGTTCCAGCCCTTGCCGGAGCGGAGGGGGAGGTTGCAGGTGGCGCCGGGGTTGCTGATCAGGTGGCAGTAGCCGCCGTTGTCGGAGGTGAACACGACGATGGTGTTGCTGGTGAGGCCCCGTTTTTCGAGATGGTCGAGCACGCGGCCGATGTTCATGTCGAGGTTTTCCGTCATGGCGGCGTAGGCGGCATGGTCCTGGCGGCCGCGGGAGACGGTGTTGTAGCGATCCGGGATTCGGGGGGTCGGGGTGTCGCCGTAGAGTTTTTCGCGTTTCTGCCGGTACTTTTTCACCAGTTCCAGGGGGGCTTGAATGGGGGCGTGAACGGCGTAGTGGGCGAGCTGGAGGAAAAAGGGGCGGTCTTGGTTGGCGTCAATGAAGTGCAGGGCCTGGTCGGTCAGGGCGTCGGTGAGGTAATCGCCTTTTTTACCCTCGGAGAGGTCGGGGACATCCCAGTAGGTTCCCCGTTTGCTCACCTTGGAGAAGGGGTAGAAGTAGCTCGCGGGCTGGCCGGCGCGATTGGTGGCCTTCATCCAGGTGAAGCCGTGGGATGTCGGTAACTGGTCGTCCTTTTCCCCGAGGTGCCATTTCCCCGTGTAACCGGTCTGGTAGCCGGCGGCCTTGAATGCCTCGGCGATGGTGGTTTCCTCCTTGGGTAGTGTTTTGTTAGACGGCTGGTTGATCCAGTTGGTGATACCGACGCGCTGTGGCGCTTTGCCTGTCATCATTGCCGCGCGGGTGGGGGAGCAGACGGCGTGGGCGGAGTAGGCCTGGGTGTAGCGCACTCCGTTTTGCGCCAGCTTGTCGATGTGGGGGGTCTCGTGGAAGGTGGAGCCGTAGCAGCCGAGGTCCGCCCAGCCGAGGTCGTCGATGAAGAAGACGATGACGTTGGGTTTTTTGATAGAAGCTTGCACTCCCTTGGGGTCGTCCGCTGGGGCTTGCACTCCCTTGGGGTCGTCCGCGGCCAGAGAAACAAAGGATAAGACGAGGGAGGCGAGGGGCAGGATGATGTGTTTCATGATGTATCGGACGTGTATACAGAGAGTTTTTTGGTTTGATGTAAAGAGCTGTCTTCGTCAGGTCTGAAGACCTGCCCTTTGGCCGCCGCCCTGTCCAAGCTGTCTACAGTCCAAGCAATGAGATGAATTTCTTGGAGTCATCACCGATTTTCTCGACAGAGTCCTTGATGGTGTTTGCCGCTGGGTAGTAGCCCGTTTGAGCTAGTTCAGCGGCTTTTTTAAGGAGGCCCTGGGTGTAGAACTCAAGGTGGGCCTTGAGTTTTGCCTGGTAATCCGTGTCGAGTTTATCCAGCGACTTTTCAGTTTCCTCATGGACTTCATGGAAGACCTCGGGGGCGCGCTCGGGGATCTCATCGGGCAGTTCCCCGGTTTTTTCGACTTCGTCCATGGTTTCGTTGACGAGGTTGACGATGTAGTTGGCGCGATCGCCGCGTCCGCCTCTGCCGCCACGGCCCGGGAAGTTAGGGACTTCATATTTCTTGGCAGCCCGTTTCATGGCGCGGACGTATTTATCAATGAGGGCCTTGCGGTCCTTGTCGTATGCCCTGACATCGGGTTCGACGCGATCCTTGATTTTCCGATTCACGGAGTCCAGCCATTTATCAAGATCGAAAGTGACGACAGTGGCCGCAGGCTTTGGATGGCTCCACTCAATGAGGGTGGCATCGGCTTCGCCTTTGGAGCCCCGGGAAGTGACCCATGACTGTGGTTGATCCGATGCGGTCATCAGCAGGCGATTGTACGAGGGGTCGCTTTTAGGTTCGCCGGGTTTCCATCCGGATGAGTGCCAAGGCTCGCGTGTGGTCCATTGCCACGGGTCGGTGGGTTTAAGAAGAAAGCCGCCAAGCCAGTAGCTGGATTTGGCAGAGAAGGTGGTTGCCAGCCATTGGTTTTCGACTGGAGAAGAGGGTACCGCCAGTTGGGCACGGTAGGACTTGGCAAGCTGGTGTGCGTTTTCCCATGTCGACGACTGTGGGATGAGCAGGAAATGGGATTTCTGGTAGCTGCGCGTGCCGACGGGGTATCGGGCGTTGTGGACGCCTTCCTTTTTCACGCTTTCCGAGGCCCGCTTGAGCTGGGCCTCGAGTGTACATGGATTGGTGCCGTCATTGCGCCACTGGAGAACATAAGCGAGTGATTGGTCGGGTTTGGCGCTTGCTAATCCTCCTTCGGGTGTGAGTGATAGATAGCGGTGTTCTTTTGAAGTGGCTTTGATTTGGTCCCGGCCGTTCCATTTGGAATCGTCGAGCCACTGCCACTGTTCCCTGGCAGCGATGCCGGCACCGAGCCAGATCGATTCCTTGATGGCCAAGGTATCCAGCAGCCATTTCCTGTTTTCAGCACTGGGGGCGATGGCGAGATGACCGCCGTGTTGCTCGGCAAAACGCAAGGCATCATGCCATGTCATTGGCTGTTTGAGGTAGAGGTAGTGGCTGCCATTGTGCTCGATGGTGCCCTCCGGAAACTCGTCCCTGGCGCCAGCTGCAAGTTTTCCCTTGAGCTGGGCGAGAGCTTCTTGCGGACTCGTTTTTCTTGGGGGCGGTTTGATTTCCGGGGTGGTATCGGTATGCTCCGGCTGGATTTCGGGAACCGGCACGGGGCTCGGCTCTGGCTCTGGTTGTGGAGTCGGGAGGGGAGGGGTTTGAGCCGTTGGTGTCTGGGTGGATGAGTTGTCTTTGTTCTGCGTGAGAAAAAATGCAAGCACCCCCAGAGTGACGATCCCGAGAACTGTCAGGGTGACGACGGTGCTGGATGTTGCTTTCCTGGGTGTGACCACCACGTGTGAAGCGACTGGTTTGGGTAAACCGGCGGCAGGTGTGAGGTTCAGTCGGGTGACAGCGGGGGTCGACTTGAGGGCTTTTTCCAAATCGTCCGCCAATTCACCCGTGGTGGCGTAGCGAAGTTGCGGGTCTGTGTGCGTACTACGGGCGATGATGCGGTCGAATGCCAACGCACATCCACAAATGGAAGAGGCGGGTGTCCTTGAGCCGTCTGGCAACGATCCGGTGAGTAGCTCGTGGAGCATGATTCCCGTAGAGAAAACATCAGCCCGGCGGTCGACCGGCTGCCGGTGAATGACCTCGGGGGCGGTGTATCCCGGGGTGCCGTAGATAATGTCATCGGCGGAAGCAGTTGCGTTCAACGGGCTGGCCAGTCCGAAGTCGCCGATCTTGGGTGTGGCGTCCGGGGAGAGCAGGATGTTGGCTGGTTTGACATCGCGATGGAGGATGCCGGAGGAATGCGCATGGTCGAGGCCGCGGCAGATGGCAATGACGATTTCGGCCGCTTGGGTGGGGTCGATGGACTTGCCGTAGGATGAGTGGTAGAGTGATTTTCCTTGGACAAATTCCATCACAAGAAAAAGCATGCCATCCACTTCACCAAAGTCGTAGACCCCGATCAGATTGGGGTGGTTGAGGCGGGCCATGGCTTTGGCCTCTGCTTCAAACGAGGCCCGGAACGCGGGGTCTTCACCGAATTCGCGCGGGAGGATCTTGATGGCGACAGGGCGGTCGAGCGAGATTTGGCGAGCCTTGTAAACGGCTCCCATACCCCCTTGCGCAATGAAATCCTCGATCTCGTAAGTTGGGAAAAGCGGCTGTAGGTAGTCGACAGACGGTGCTTCAAATTGATTGGACGGTGTAGGCGCTTCCATGGATATCAAATGTCGAGGGTAGGTGAGGTCTCAAGGGTAAACCGCCGCAACCGGGGAACGTTGTGTAATTAGGGCACCTCTAAAAACTGACGTTTCCACCATATCATCATCTACCGCCGGTTTTTAAAGTTGTACGGGCAGGTGACGATGTAGTCTCGGGGCTTTTATGAGGTGGTTCGGTGTTGTTGGTTGCTGGCTTCTTACGTTTGGGAATCGGGTTGCCCCTTGTTTTGGCTGTTAACGAGCTAACAGGGCGTAGCGATCCATGTTGTAGGTGAGGTTGCAGAGGTGGTTGTGGCTTGTCACCCGCCTCAGGCCAATGCTCCGGCAGAGGTCGGCTCCCATTTGCGCCATCCGACCGAAGACGTGCTCCACCCGCACACGCATCCGGCTGATGGTGTGGTTGGTTCTGAGTTCCTGTTCTGTCAGCGGCTTGTTCCTGTGGGATTTGCGCATGAGGTGTTCTTCCGCGTTGATTTCCTCTAACACGTATTCCTCGTTCTCTTCGCTGTGGTAGGCACTGTCGGCTAGCACGGCATTGTCCTTCTCATCAAGGAGTTGTTTGAACACCCGGCTGTCGTGGACTTCCGCTGAGGTGGTTTCGCTGCAGATAATGAGTTTGCTCTTCAAATCCACCTTGGCGTGGTTCTTGTAGCCGTAGTAGCTTTGGTTGTTCTTCTTTGTCCAGCGGGCGTCGGTGTCTTTCTGGCGTCCGACGGATTTGTTGGTGTCAAATTCTTCGGGGCGTCCGCCTTGCTTGATTCTTTTGTTCTGGCTGCGGGTGTTGCGCTGGCGCGGGGCCTCGGTGAAGCTGGCGTCCACAATGCTGCCTTCACGGGCGATGAGGTTTTTCTTTTCCAGTGCCGCAGTGAAGGCATCGAACAGCCGACGGCTTCCTTCGCGGCTGTTTTCCTCGATACGTTCCTTGAAGACCCAGATGGTCTTGGCATCGGGGTAGTCGTCGCCCAACTGAAGGCCAAGGAAGTGCAGGAAGCTCAGGCGGTCGCCGATCTGTTCCTCGGTGGCGTCATCGCTGAGGCCGTGGTATTTCTGGAGGATGAGCACTTTGAGCATGAACACGGGGTCGAAAGGGGGGCGGCCTCCCTTGTTCCAGTCACGGTTGGCGTAGCCGCAGAGTTCCTCAAGTAGCGGGCGGAACCCTTCCCAGTCAATGATATCGCGCAGCTTCAGGATGCCGATTTCACGTTTCGCCACCGCCTGCTGGTGTTCGATGGCCGAGAACAGGTTGCCTCCCTTGTCTTGCTTCCGGTAGTTGCTCATGCAGGGAGTTTCGCTGCATTGCCTTTGTTAGGAAAGGTTAAATGAGCGCGCAGGGGTTTTTAGAGGTGCCCATTAGTAGGGAAATGTATGACATGACAGGGGCTGGCAATGCAAACTTTCTCCGCGGGATTGTGCCCGGACACAGGAACTTGAAATAAACCATTGCCAGTCCCCTACATGCTGCTACAAAACTCTCTCAAGAGCTATTCAGCTATCCATTTATGTCGGGCAAACTTACCTACAAGGAATCAGGTGTGGACACTAGAGAAGCGGCAGCCCTGGTCGGGGACATTGGCGCACATGTTCGCAGAACGCAGCATCAACGGCAGCTCTACGGGGCTTTTGGCCTTTTCGCCGCCGCATTCGATCTGAGCGATTACCAACAACCCGTCATCGTCACTGGCTGTGATGGTGTCGGCACCAAGCTCGAGCTTCTTCTGGAGCACGACGAGCTGGAGGCCGCAGGCAAGGATCTCGTTGCCATGAGCGTCAACGATATCCTGACAACAGGTGGTGATCCTCTGCTCTTTCTCGATTATATCGGTATTGCGGCTCTGGACAAACCCCTGATCACTCGCCTGATCGCTGGAATGTGTGACTACCTCGAAGACTGTGGCTGTATTCTTGCCGGTGGCGAAACCGCGGAAATGCCGGGTATTGTGCCCGAAGACGTGGTCGAGCTTTCCGGATTCTGCATTGGCTGTTGTGAAAAACCCGACCTCATCGATCCTACCCGGATCGCGACGGGGGATGTGCTGATTGGTTACGGCTCGGACGGCCCTCATGCAAATGGCTGGAGCCTGATCCGCCGCGTGCTCGCCGAGCATGGTGATGCGTTTTCCAAGGAGGAAATCGTCAGCCTGCTTGCCCCGACCCGACTTTACCACGATGTCGTCGCCGATATCAAAACCGCTGGCGTCAAACCCAAGGCGATGGCCCACATCACCGGCGGCGGACTTCCTGAAAACCTTGAACGGCTGCTCCCCAACCACGGTGCGGATATTGTCATTCCCAACTGGGACAATGCCGCCATGCAAAAGCTCTTCGAATTTGTTGATGCCGAGGACAAATTCCACACCTTTAACATGGGCTTTGGCTGGGTAGTGATCGTTTCTCCCGAAGAAGCCGACAGTATTCTATCAGCTGGTCCGGGAGGTGTGAAAATAGGCACCATCACCGACACCCACGGCGTGCGTGTAAGTATGGAGTCGTAGTCCTGCCAACTCACAACGGATAACTGATACCCGAACTTCATGAGCGATCCACTGAAACACGAATGCGGCATCGCCGTTGTGCGCCTTCGCAAACCTCTCTCCTATTACCAGGATAAATACGGGACGGCTCTCTGGGGGGTGAACAAGCTTTTCCTGCTCATGGAAAAGCAGCACAACCGGGGGCAGGACGGTATCGGTATCGGCTGTGTGAAACTCAACATGCCACTCGGGCAACCGTATATTTTCCGTCGGAGAGACGCAGCCAAGGACTCGATGGCTTCTGTTTTCAGCAAGGAGTTGAAGAGCTTCAACAAGATGGCCCGCAAGGGGATTCTCAACCCCGGAGATCCTGAGTCCGTCAAAAAGAAGTTTGATTTCGGTGGCGAGGTTCTGATGGGGCATCTCCGTTACGGTACCTCGGGAGAGTTTGACTCGGGCTCCTGCCATCCCTACCTGCGCCGCAGTAACTGGCCCACCCGGACCCTGATGGTGATGGGGAACTTCAACATGACCAATGCCGGCGAGCTGAACAGCAAGCTGATGGACCGCGGCCAGCATCCGGTGTTTGGAACCGATACCCAGACGGTGTTAGAGGAGATAGGTTTCCACCTCGATGAGCATCATACCGATCTCTATCACAAGCTGCGCGATGAAGGGGTTGACGGCCGCGAGATCCCCAGGCTGATCTCGGAACAGATCGACCTGCCAGCCATCCTCAGGGACTCGGGAGAGCCGTGGGATGGTGGTTATGCCATCAGTGGTGTGGTTGGCAATGGCGATATGTTTGTCATGCGCGATCCCCGTGGTATCCGCCCGTGCCACGTCTACCAGGATGATGAAGTGATTGCATTTGCCTCCGAACGGGTGCCGCTGATGACCGTTTTTGAGGCGCCCAAAGAAGAGGTGCGGGAAGTCGAGCCGGGCACGGCGACCATTATCCGGCGTGATGGTTCGCAGAGCACCCAGCGCTTCCACGACGAGCGTCCACCAAGTCCTTGTTCCTTCGAGCGCATTTATTTCTCACGCGGCAATGATCCTGCGATCTACCGCGAGCGTAAGGCGATGGGGGCGGCCCTGGTCGACCAGGTCTATCAATCGATTGGCTCCACTTTTGAGAAATCCGTTTTCGCCTTTATTCCTAACACCGCGGAAACCGCTTATTACGGGTTCTTGGACGGCCTGCGTCTGCTCCGCCGTCAGCAGGTGCGCGCCGAGATCATGGATGCTTGTGAAAAAGGAGTCCTTACCGAGGAACTGCTGGATGACCTCATCATGCGCAACTGGCCACGCGGCGAAAAGGCCGTGCACAAGGACATCAAGATGCGCACCTTTATTTCCCAGGAAAAAGGACGGGCGCAACTGGTCTCCCACGTCTACGATATCACGTACGATCTCGTCAAGGAGGGGGACGCTCTGGTCGCCCTTGATGACTCGATTGTCAGGGGGACAACACTCAAGGAATCCATCTTGAAGATTCTCGCGCGAACGAACCCGCGCAAAATCGTGGTGTGCTCCACCGCCCCCCAGATCCGCTACCCGGATTGCTACGGCATCGACATGTCCCAGCTGGGTAAATTCATTGCCTTCCAAGCGGCGGTCAATCTGATCAAACGAGCGGGAAAAAGCCAACTTCTCAACGATGTCTACCTGGCTTGCAAAGCCGAGCTCAACAAGCCGGGCGAGGACCGGGTGAATCAGGTGAAACGCATCTACGCAAACTTCACCGACGAGGAAATTTCCGCCGAGATCAGTCGGATGGTCTACCCCGAGGACCTCGACTGGCATGGTGAGGTGGAAGTGATTTTCCAGACCATCGAAAACCTCCGTGCCTGCATCAAGGGGCCGTGTGGCGACTGGTATTTCACCGGCGACTACCCCACACCTGGAGGTTTCGCCACAGTCAACCTCGCCTACGTCAAGTGGTTCGAGGGGGCGGATGGCCGCAGCTACGACCTGCCACTTTGATTCGGGAGTGAATGATGCGCTGGTCGTGGATTCGTGACTAAAAACAACTTGCTTTCCTTGGGCGGTTGTTGTAATCCCAGTATTAGCTCGATGCGGGTGGTTGCAGATATGTGTGTCAGGACGTATCTATCACAAAGCATCCTCCCCTGAAACCACACATCAACTATACATATGAAAACAATGACATATCCCCTATTCATTACAACGGTACTTACAGCACTTACCATGTCGGCCAACGCGGCAGTTGTCGCTTTCCATGTTTCTGGGAACAATAACGGTGCCTTGAGCTACCCGGGTGTATTGGACACCACTACCAGAAACTGGAGTCAGATCGGATCGCAAACTGACACATCGGACTCCGTGGCATTGGATGCGATGACCGTGACGGCAACGGTTGACTCGGGTACATGGAGCTATCAAAACGACACCGTACTCGATGTTTTTGACCGTAGCTACTATGCCCAAGGCACTCCCATGAATGTCACCATATCCGGTCTGGATAATGCCCAGACGTATAATCTGGCGGTATTCATGCGTCGGGCCTTTCTGGATCGCGGAGCTTTGGCTACGGTTAATACGGTCGGAGCCACCAATCCGCCGGCCGAGGGAACCACGGGAGATGATGCCACTTCCTATATTGAGGGCACCAACTATGTTCTCTTCGAAGGTCTCAGCACGGATGGCGCAGGAAACATCACCTTTGCCATGACAAACGGGGTGGATAACTTCACCGCATTCAACGGCTTTGAAATTCAAAATGTGCCTGAGCCATCATCCGCCGCCCTGCTGGGGCTTGGCGGACTTGCGCTGATCTTGCGTCGTCGCCAATAACACCATCCCAACCAACACTTTAAAACCCTGCCTCCGCATATCAGGAGGCGGGGTTTTCGGGTAAATGGTGTCAGAGCTTTTCTTGGGCCAAGCTACGGACCATTACATACCACACAAGGTCTTGTCATGATGTTAGTGATCCAGGGTGTCGTCGGCAGACATTGCAAAGGCGGAAGTCATCAGCGACCTCCCTAATTGGTTGAGGAATTGAGTTGAAATAACCGGGTAATTCCAACTTAATCCAGCCATGAACGCACCAAAGCAGTGGTATTACGTGGACGGCGGGGGACAACAGGTAGGACCCATGCCCATTGAGGAGATCAAGGGGCATGTCTCCAACGGATTGGTAACAGCCCGGACCCTGGTCTGGTCGGAAGGGATGGCCGACTGGTTGGCCGCATCAGCCGTGGACGGTATCCTGTCGGCTCCGGCACCCGCGCCACAACAAGCCCAGGCCAACCTGGCTGCACCGCTGGCTGCGCAGTCGGCTCCGGCGCAAGTCAATCCCTACAGCACCCCGCAGGCGAACCTGGGCATGGCAGCGGGCATACAGGCCAAGCCCGGCTTCTGGGCCATGCTGTTTTCTTTCCAAGGAAGAATCCCCCGCAGGCAGTACTGGGGTTACACGTTTTTGGTCGTCGGAATTTTTTATGCCATC
The sequence above is drawn from the Akkermansiaceae bacterium genome and encodes:
- a CDS encoding PEP-CTERM sorting domain-containing protein (PEP-CTERM proteins occur, often in large numbers, in the proteomes of bacteria that also encode an exosortase, a predicted intramembrane cysteine proteinase. The presence of a PEP-CTERM domain at a protein's C-terminus predicts cleavage within the sorting domain, followed by covalent anchoring to some some component of the (usually Gram-negative) cell surface. Many PEP-CTERM proteins exhibit an unusual sequence composition that includes large numbers of potential glycosylation sites. Expression of one such protein has been shown restore the ability of a bacterium to form floc, a type of biofilm.), yielding MTYPLFITTVLTALTMSANAAVVAFHVSGNNNGALSYPGVLDTTTRNWSQIGSQTDTSDSVALDAMTVTATVDSGTWSYQNDTVLDVFDRSYYAQGTPMNVTISGLDNAQTYNLAVFMRRAFLDRGALATVNTVGATNPPAEGTTGDDATSYIEGTNYVLFEGLSTDGAGNITFAMTNGVDNFTAFNGFEIQNVPEPSSAALLGLGGLALILRRRQ
- the purM gene encoding phosphoribosylformylglycinamidine cyclo-ligase, with product MSGKLTYKESGVDTREAAALVGDIGAHVRRTQHQRQLYGAFGLFAAAFDLSDYQQPVIVTGCDGVGTKLELLLEHDELEAAGKDLVAMSVNDILTTGGDPLLFLDYIGIAALDKPLITRLIAGMCDYLEDCGCILAGGETAEMPGIVPEDVVELSGFCIGCCEKPDLIDPTRIATGDVLIGYGSDGPHANGWSLIRRVLAEHGDAFSKEEIVSLLAPTRLYHDVVADIKTAGVKPKAMAHITGGGLPENLERLLPNHGADIVIPNWDNAAMQKLFEFVDAEDKFHTFNMGFGWVVIVSPEEADSILSAGPGGVKIGTITDTHGVRVSMES
- a CDS encoding DUF805 domain-containing protein, whose product is MNAPKQWYYVDGGGQQVGPMPIEEIKGHVSNGLVTARTLVWSEGMADWLAASAVDGILSAPAPAPQQAQANLAAPLAAQSAPAQVNPYSTPQANLGMAAGIQAKPGFWAMLFSFQGRIPRRQYWGYTFLVVGIFYAIVIAASVVFGEQSNITIAIALGLYIPLIWSSMALQVKRWHDRDKSGWMYLVNFIPFVGGIWAFVECGCLRGSFGLNNYGEDPT
- a CDS encoding amidophosphoribosyltransferase, producing MSDPLKHECGIAVVRLRKPLSYYQDKYGTALWGVNKLFLLMEKQHNRGQDGIGIGCVKLNMPLGQPYIFRRRDAAKDSMASVFSKELKSFNKMARKGILNPGDPESVKKKFDFGGEVLMGHLRYGTSGEFDSGSCHPYLRRSNWPTRTLMVMGNFNMTNAGELNSKLMDRGQHPVFGTDTQTVLEEIGFHLDEHHTDLYHKLRDEGVDGREIPRLISEQIDLPAILRDSGEPWDGGYAISGVVGNGDMFVMRDPRGIRPCHVYQDDEVIAFASERVPLMTVFEAPKEEVREVEPGTATIIRRDGSQSTQRFHDERPPSPCSFERIYFSRGNDPAIYRERKAMGAALVDQVYQSIGSTFEKSVFAFIPNTAETAYYGFLDGLRLLRRQQVRAEIMDACEKGVLTEELLDDLIMRNWPRGEKAVHKDIKMRTFISQEKGRAQLVSHVYDITYDLVKEGDALVALDDSIVRGTTLKESILKILARTNPRKIVVCSTAPQIRYPDCYGIDMSQLGKFIAFQAAVNLIKRAGKSQLLNDVYLACKAELNKPGEDRVNQVKRIYANFTDEEISAEISRMVYPEDLDWHGEVEVIFQTIENLRACIKGPCGDWYFTGDYPTPGGFATVNLAYVKWFEGADGRSYDLPL